One segment of Halomonas sp. TD01 DNA contains the following:
- the pcaF gene encoding 3-oxoadipyl-CoA thiolase gives MKDALIIDAIRTPIGRYGGALSSMRADDLGAIPMRTLMERNPGVDWSLIDDIFYGCANQAGEDNRNVARMSALLAGLPVEVPGTTINRLCGSGMDAIGNAARTIKTGEAGLMIAGGVESMSRAPFVMGKAEQAFSRQADIFDTTIGWRFINRAMKAQFGVDSMPETAENVAEQFGISREDQDAFALRSQQRTAAAIEAGRLAEEIVPVEIPRRKQDPLVVDTDEHPRATTTAEQLAKLPTPFREGGSVTAGNASGVNDGACALLLASAEQAERFSLTPRARVVGMATAGVEPRIMGFGPSPATRKVLAQTGLTLDQMDVIELNEAFAAQALAVMRDLGLSDDAEHVNPNGGAIALGHPLGMSGARLVTTALHELERRQGRFALCTMCIGVGQGIALIIERL, from the coding sequence ATGAAAGACGCGCTGATCATTGATGCCATTCGCACCCCGATAGGTCGCTACGGCGGTGCGCTTTCGAGTATGCGTGCCGATGACCTGGGGGCCATTCCCATGCGCACCCTGATGGAACGCAACCCAGGTGTCGATTGGTCGCTGATTGACGATATCTTTTACGGCTGCGCCAACCAGGCGGGGGAAGATAACCGCAACGTGGCGCGCATGTCCGCGTTGCTTGCCGGGCTTCCGGTTGAAGTGCCCGGCACCACCATTAACCGGCTGTGCGGCTCTGGTATGGATGCAATAGGCAATGCCGCCCGCACCATTAAGACCGGCGAAGCGGGGTTGATGATCGCCGGAGGGGTGGAGTCGATGTCCCGGGCGCCCTTCGTGATGGGCAAGGCCGAACAAGCCTTCTCACGCCAAGCCGATATTTTCGACACCACCATCGGCTGGCGCTTCATCAATCGTGCCATGAAAGCCCAGTTCGGCGTGGACTCCATGCCCGAAACCGCTGAAAACGTGGCGGAACAGTTTGGTATTTCCCGGGAAGACCAGGACGCCTTCGCCCTGCGCAGCCAGCAGCGTACCGCCGCCGCTATCGAGGCTGGCCGCTTGGCCGAAGAGATTGTTCCGGTCGAAATCCCCCGCCGCAAACAAGACCCGCTGGTGGTGGATACCGATGAGCACCCGCGCGCTACCACAACTGCCGAGCAGCTTGCCAAGCTACCCACGCCTTTCCGCGAAGGCGGCAGCGTGACAGCAGGTAATGCCTCTGGGGTTAACGATGGCGCCTGTGCGCTGCTGTTGGCATCTGCCGAGCAGGCTGAACGTTTCAGCCTCACGCCACGCGCTCGTGTGGTGGGTATGGCCACCGCTGGTGTGGAACCGCGCATTATGGGGTTCGGCCCCTCTCCCGCCACTCGCAAGGTGCTTGCCCAGACCGGGCTTACCCTCGACCAAATGGACGTGATCGAACTCAATGAAGCCTTTGCTGCTCAAGCATTGGCAGTCATGCGCGACTTGGGACTAAGCGATGATGCCGAACACGTCAATCCCAACGGAGGTGCCATTGCACTTGGCCACCCGCTGGGCATGAGCGGCGCTCGATTGGTAACCACCGCCCTGCATGAACTCGAACGTCGGCAAGGGCGCTTTGCGCTATGCACCATGTG
- the paaI gene encoding hydroxyphenylacetyl-CoA thioesterase PaaI, protein MSDTQLTPQQLAEACADAMFSRDHASQGLGMRITRVAPGFAELTMTVRQDMVQGHGNCHGGFLFTLADSAFAFACNSYDEATVAAGCSIDYLGPGQLGDEITATAEERSRRGRTGIYDITLRNQHGDTVALFRGRSYKIRGSVRRLEDTDAENTAAGDNR, encoded by the coding sequence ATGAGTGATACCCAACTGACCCCACAACAGCTGGCGGAAGCCTGTGCAGACGCGATGTTTTCCCGCGACCATGCCAGCCAAGGGCTGGGCATGCGTATTACTCGCGTGGCCCCCGGCTTCGCCGAACTGACCATGACCGTGCGTCAAGACATGGTGCAAGGGCACGGCAACTGCCATGGCGGATTTCTATTTACCCTGGCCGATTCCGCCTTTGCGTTTGCCTGCAACAGTTACGATGAAGCCACCGTCGCCGCTGGCTGCAGTATCGACTACCTCGGCCCCGGCCAGCTAGGCGACGAGATCACCGCCACCGCCGAAGAGCGCAGTCGCCGTGGTCGCACCGGCATTTACGACATTACGTTGCGCAATCAACACGGCGATACCGTTGCCTTGTTCCGCGGACGCTCTTACAAAATTCGCGGCAGCGTACGCCGCCTGGAAGATACTGACGCAGAAAATACTGCTGCTGGAGATAACCGATGA
- the paaH gene encoding 3-hydroxyacyl-CoA dehydrogenase PaaH: protein MPALPTSAVIGVIGAGAMGAGIAQVAAQAGHSVVLHDNQPGAAKAGIDNIRRQLEKRVAKGKMTQGDVDNIVARLQPADAIDALADSRLVIEAIVENLEIKRQVFAQLEALCSPDTLLASNTSSLSITSIAANLERPERMAGLHFFNPAPVMKLVEVVSGLATTTDVAETLYATASAWGKVAVHASSTPGFIVNRVARPFYAEGLRLLQEGASDAATIDALLRQAGGFRMGPFELMDLIGHDVNYAVTRSVFDAYYGDTRFEPSLVQQALVEAGRLGRKSGQGFFDYAGENTAKPQPKFAAPANAELPALVVQGDPGVIAPLLERAQEAGLDVARRESLQSDGTPRLYLGDLVLALSDGRCAAERAVNEGLDALVLFDLCLDYRSASAIALAASHMTSPEARQLATAFFQRLGVDVTWLTDTPGLVVLRTVAMLANEAADAVLQGVCSAQDGDLAMQAGVNYPRGPLAWADSLGLPFVHRTLTHLQQSYGEERYRSSFLLRRNALSEESFHE from the coding sequence ATGCCAGCCCTTCCCACGTCTGCCGTTATTGGTGTGATTGGCGCAGGTGCCATGGGTGCCGGTATTGCTCAGGTTGCTGCCCAGGCTGGCCACTCGGTGGTCTTGCACGACAATCAGCCGGGTGCCGCCAAAGCAGGCATCGATAACATTCGCCGCCAGCTGGAAAAGCGCGTCGCCAAGGGCAAGATGACCCAAGGCGATGTGGATAACATCGTCGCTCGCCTGCAGCCCGCCGATGCTATCGATGCCTTGGCCGACAGCCGCTTGGTTATCGAAGCTATCGTCGAGAACCTTGAGATCAAACGTCAGGTGTTCGCGCAGCTCGAAGCGTTATGCTCACCGGATACCTTGCTCGCCAGCAATACCTCGTCACTATCGATCACCTCCATTGCAGCGAACCTTGAACGCCCTGAACGCATGGCGGGGCTGCACTTCTTCAACCCCGCCCCCGTAATGAAGCTGGTAGAAGTGGTGTCGGGTTTAGCGACCACCACCGACGTTGCCGAAACCCTTTACGCCACTGCTAGCGCCTGGGGCAAGGTCGCGGTACACGCCAGCTCCACCCCTGGGTTCATTGTTAACCGCGTGGCACGGCCATTCTATGCCGAAGGGCTACGACTGCTGCAGGAAGGTGCCAGCGATGCCGCCACGATAGATGCGCTGCTGCGTCAGGCGGGTGGCTTCCGTATGGGGCCTTTCGAGCTAATGGATCTGATTGGTCATGACGTTAACTACGCGGTGACCCGCTCGGTGTTCGATGCCTACTACGGCGATACCCGTTTCGAGCCTTCCTTAGTACAGCAAGCGCTGGTGGAAGCCGGACGCCTGGGGCGTAAGTCCGGCCAAGGCTTTTTTGACTACGCGGGTGAAAACACTGCGAAGCCACAGCCTAAGTTTGCCGCACCAGCAAACGCGGAACTACCAGCACTTGTCGTACAGGGCGACCCTGGTGTGATCGCTCCGCTGCTGGAACGCGCCCAGGAAGCTGGGCTCGACGTAGCTCGTCGTGAATCACTCCAGTCAGACGGCACGCCTCGCTTATATCTGGGCGATCTGGTGCTGGCCCTTAGCGACGGGCGGTGCGCCGCCGAGCGCGCGGTCAATGAAGGGCTCGACGCCCTGGTCCTGTTCGACCTGTGCCTGGACTACCGCAGCGCCAGCGCTATCGCGCTTGCTGCCAGCCACATGACATCGCCCGAAGCTCGTCAACTGGCGACGGCGTTCTTCCAACGCCTGGGGGTGGACGTGACTTGGCTAACCGACACCCCGGGGCTGGTGGTACTGCGCACCGTGGCTATGCTCGCCAATGAAGCTGCCGACGCCGTACTGCAAGGTGTTTGCAGCGCCCAGGATGGCGACCTGGCCATGCAGGCTGGCGTCAACTATCCCCGCGGCCCCTTGGCCTGGGCAGACTCACTGGGCCTGCCTTTCGTTCACCGTACCCTGACGCATCTACAGCAGAGCTACGGCGAAGAGCGCTATCGCAGCTCGTTTCTGCTGCGGCGCAACGCCTTGAGCGAGGAAAGCTTTCATGAGTGA
- the paaG gene encoding 2-(1,2-epoxy-1,2-dihydrophenyl)acetyl-CoA isomerase PaaG, with translation MSQAPLLYTVEDGVACITLNRPDSLNSFNTEMHAEMRKALKAVRQDSSVRALLLTGNGRGFCAGQDLSDRSVAPGEQAPDLGESLEKRYNPMLRALKDMPFPTICAVNGVAAGAGANIALACDIVLAARSASFIQAFCKIGLIPDSGGTWTLPNLVGMARAKGLAMLGDKLPAETAEQWGMIWRCVDDEALQEEAMNMARHLATQPTRGLALIKRALHASSDNSFNEQLDLERDLQRLAGRTEDYREGVSAFIEKRRPTFKGE, from the coding sequence ATGAGCCAAGCGCCCCTGCTTTACACCGTGGAAGATGGCGTCGCCTGTATCACGCTGAACCGCCCCGACAGCCTGAACAGCTTCAATACTGAAATGCATGCTGAAATGCGCAAAGCACTTAAGGCCGTGCGCCAGGACTCAAGCGTTCGCGCTTTGTTACTGACCGGCAACGGCCGCGGCTTCTGCGCCGGTCAGGATCTTTCCGACCGCAGCGTCGCGCCCGGCGAGCAAGCCCCCGACCTCGGCGAGTCGCTTGAAAAACGCTACAACCCTATGCTGCGCGCCCTTAAAGATATGCCGTTCCCGACTATTTGTGCGGTGAACGGCGTGGCCGCAGGTGCCGGCGCCAACATCGCCCTGGCCTGCGACATCGTATTGGCTGCTCGTTCGGCAAGCTTCATCCAGGCCTTCTGCAAGATTGGATTAATTCCAGACTCCGGCGGCACCTGGACGCTGCCTAACTTGGTGGGTATGGCGCGCGCCAAGGGGCTGGCAATGCTTGGCGACAAGCTTCCCGCCGAGACCGCCGAACAGTGGGGCATGATCTGGCGCTGCGTCGATGATGAGGCGCTTCAGGAAGAAGCCATGAACATGGCTCGCCACCTAGCCACTCAACCGACGCGCGGCTTGGCACTGATCAAACGCGCCCTGCATGCCAGCAGCGATAACAGCTTCAACGAGCAACTCGACCTGGAACGCGACCTGCAGCGCCTTGCCGGGCGCACTGAAGACTACCGCGAAGGCGTCAGCGCTTTTATCGAGAAACGTCGCCCCACCTTCAAGGGAGAGTGA
- the paaF gene encoding 2,3-dehydroadipyl-CoA hydratase PaaF, with protein sequence MPTTLKITPPQEGVLCITLNRPEALNALNTQLLGELADTLNNANSDNNVRAVVITGNAKAFAAGADINEMAERDLVGMLEDPRQHHWATITRFRKPIIAAVNGYALGGGCELAMHADIIIAGENALFGQPEINLGIMPGAGGTQRLLRAVGKSLATQMVLTGEPISARHALEAGLISEITQPELTLERAMAIATRIAAKAPLAVRLARESLHKAMDTDLATGLRFERHAFTLLAGTADREEGIRAFQEKRPATFQGH encoded by the coding sequence ATGCCCACTACGCTAAAAATAACCCCACCCCAGGAAGGCGTTTTATGCATCACGCTGAATCGTCCAGAAGCACTGAATGCGCTTAATACGCAACTTCTCGGCGAGCTCGCCGACACCTTGAACAACGCTAATAGTGACAACAACGTTCGCGCCGTAGTGATTACCGGCAATGCGAAAGCGTTCGCCGCCGGTGCGGATATTAACGAAATGGCTGAACGCGATCTGGTGGGCATGCTGGAAGATCCCCGCCAGCACCACTGGGCCACCATTACGCGTTTTCGCAAACCGATCATTGCCGCCGTCAATGGCTACGCGTTGGGCGGTGGCTGCGAGCTGGCTATGCATGCCGACATCATCATCGCCGGTGAAAACGCCCTGTTCGGTCAACCGGAAATCAACCTGGGCATCATGCCAGGCGCTGGCGGCACACAGCGTCTGCTTAGGGCGGTGGGTAAGTCACTGGCCACCCAGATGGTGCTGACCGGCGAGCCTATTTCCGCTCGCCACGCCCTCGAAGCTGGCCTGATTAGCGAGATTACCCAGCCCGAATTAACGCTAGAGCGCGCCATGGCAATTGCAACACGCATTGCCGCCAAGGCACCGCTGGCCGTGCGCTTGGCACGGGAATCGTTACACAAAGCAATGGATACCGACCTAGCCACCGGCCTGCGCTTTGAACGCCATGCGTTCACCTTACTGGCGGGAACCGCCGACCGCGAAGAGGGCATTCGCGCCTTCCAAGAAAAACGACCTGCCACTTTTCAAGGGCACTGA
- the paaN gene encoding phenylacetic acid degradation protein PaaN, whose amino-acid sequence MTQSAQQMFDLHREILDQAVDAISSRNFWTPYPESMRKYPEDAVKAAPSTFESLLNQPFTLNGVGSTQQVGGEVSPYGFELGITYDQPNPDELIAAMQVAMRNWRDAGAQARVGVCLEVLSRLNAMSPEIAQAVMHTSGQGPMMAFQAGGPHAQDRGLEAVAYAWQAMAQIPATAQWVKPQGKHDPIVMDKRFHIVPRGISLVVACSTFPTWNTYPGLFASLATGNPVILKPHPGAILPVAMTARVVQQVLEEAGFDPCLVSLVPDTVDAPLTKTLALDPAVKLIDFTGSNAFGDWLIENATQAQVFAEKAGVNTVIIDSVENLKAVTANLAFSLSLYSGQMCTTPQAIYVPRNGIETADGHLSFDDVAAALAKAVQAFLSDNDRACTVLGTLQSMDTQARIDKCRGLGEIALDSEPRAHAQFPDARIHTPLILKVDAEQKAAYSEERFGPISFVIATENTAHSIELARDVIREKGAITLGGYTTDEAVAEQFEELAMDVAAPLSLNLDGGIFVNQSAAFSDFHATGGNPAANASLCNQAFVASRFVVVQSRRHSQSN is encoded by the coding sequence ATGACGCAATCAGCGCAGCAGATGTTCGACCTTCATCGTGAGATTCTTGATCAGGCTGTCGACGCCATTTCTAGCCGTAATTTCTGGACGCCCTATCCAGAAAGCATGCGGAAATACCCTGAGGATGCCGTTAAAGCGGCGCCGTCGACATTCGAGTCACTACTTAATCAGCCATTTACACTTAACGGTGTTGGCAGCACCCAGCAAGTGGGTGGCGAAGTGTCACCTTATGGTTTTGAACTCGGCATTACTTATGACCAGCCAAACCCCGACGAGCTGATAGCGGCCATGCAAGTAGCAATGCGTAACTGGCGGGATGCCGGGGCGCAAGCGCGCGTGGGGGTGTGTCTGGAAGTCCTGTCGCGCCTTAATGCCATGAGCCCAGAGATCGCCCAGGCAGTGATGCATACCAGCGGCCAGGGGCCGATGATGGCGTTTCAGGCCGGTGGTCCGCATGCTCAGGATCGCGGTCTTGAAGCCGTGGCGTACGCCTGGCAAGCAATGGCTCAGATTCCCGCTACCGCACAGTGGGTTAAGCCCCAGGGCAAGCATGATCCCATTGTCATGGATAAGCGTTTTCACATCGTGCCGCGGGGTATCTCGTTGGTAGTGGCCTGCTCTACTTTTCCCACCTGGAATACTTATCCTGGCTTGTTTGCCAGTCTGGCGACGGGCAACCCCGTCATTCTTAAGCCGCACCCTGGCGCTATTTTGCCTGTGGCGATGACCGCACGGGTTGTTCAACAGGTACTGGAGGAAGCGGGCTTTGACCCTTGTCTGGTTAGCCTGGTACCCGACACTGTCGATGCGCCGCTGACGAAAACGCTGGCGCTTGACCCTGCGGTAAAGCTGATCGACTTCACCGGCTCCAATGCCTTCGGTGATTGGCTGATAGAGAACGCCACTCAGGCTCAGGTGTTCGCTGAGAAAGCCGGTGTCAACACGGTCATTATCGACAGCGTGGAAAACCTCAAAGCGGTCACGGCGAATCTTGCTTTCTCGCTGAGCCTTTATTCTGGACAGATGTGCACAACCCCTCAGGCTATTTATGTACCCAGAAACGGTATTGAAACAGCGGATGGCCATTTGAGTTTTGACGACGTGGCGGCAGCGCTTGCCAAAGCCGTCCAAGCGTTTCTGAGCGACAACGACCGAGCCTGTACGGTGCTGGGTACTCTCCAATCGATGGACACACAAGCTCGGATTGATAAGTGCCGTGGTTTGGGCGAAATAGCGTTGGATAGCGAGCCGCGAGCGCACGCTCAGTTCCCCGACGCTCGTATTCACACGCCGCTTATCCTTAAGGTGGATGCAGAGCAGAAGGCTGCCTATAGTGAGGAGCGCTTCGGGCCCATCAGCTTTGTTATCGCGACTGAGAACACCGCGCATAGCATTGAGCTGGCGCGTGACGTGATTCGGGAAAAAGGCGCGATAACCCTAGGTGGCTATACGACTGATGAGGCAGTGGCCGAGCAGTTCGAAGAGCTGGCGATGGATGTGGCCGCTCCGCTTTCTCTGAATCTGGATGGGGGGATATTCGTCAACCAGTCGGCTGCTTTCAGTGACTTTCACGCCACAGGCGGTAATCCGGCGGCCAATGCTTCCCTATGTAACCAAGCCTTTGTCGCCAGTCGTTTCGTGGTGGTGCAAAGCCGTCGCCACAGCCAATCCAACTAA
- the paaY gene encoding phenylacetic acid degradation protein PaaY, whose translation MPYYRLEGVTPVVHPTAYVHPTAVLIGDVIVGPGCYVGPGAVMRGDFGRLVLEEGANLQDTCVMHGFPGCVTKVEKDGHIGHGAVLHGCVIGRDAMVGMNAVVMDGAHIAERSIVAAAAFVKAGFECEPQSLVMGAPAKVKRPLSDEEFAWKQQGTQEYQRLVTRCRDSLEPCEPLAELDADRPTLLAGDTQPKQQTLDKSPQP comes from the coding sequence ATGCCTTACTATCGACTTGAAGGGGTGACGCCGGTGGTGCACCCGACGGCTTATGTTCACCCGACAGCGGTGTTGATCGGGGATGTGATTGTGGGCCCCGGCTGTTATGTGGGCCCCGGCGCGGTGATGCGCGGTGATTTCGGTCGCCTGGTGCTGGAAGAGGGCGCGAACCTTCAGGATACCTGCGTGATGCACGGCTTTCCGGGCTGCGTCACTAAGGTCGAAAAGGATGGCCATATCGGCCACGGCGCGGTTTTGCATGGCTGCGTGATTGGGCGTGATGCCATGGTCGGCATGAACGCTGTAGTGATGGACGGTGCTCACATTGCTGAGCGCTCTATTGTTGCGGCAGCAGCATTCGTCAAGGCAGGCTTCGAGTGTGAGCCACAGTCGCTGGTGATGGGGGCTCCTGCAAAGGTTAAACGGCCGCTGAGTGATGAGGAGTTTGCTTGGAAGCAACAGGGTACTCAAGAGTATCAGCGTTTAGTGACCCGTTGCCGTGACAGCTTGGAACCTTGTGAACCGCTGGCAGAACTTGATGCTGACCGGCCAACCTTGCTGGCCGGTGATACACAACCTAAGCAGCAGACGCTGGATAAGTCGCCACAACCATGA
- the paaX gene encoding phenylacetic acid degradation operon negative regulatory protein PaaX, whose protein sequence is MSSAKDCVATLIDDFQKRRPIRAGSLIITVYGDSIVPRGGTVWLGSLSKLVEPIGINERLVRTSVYRLTHETWLRGEKVGRRSYYRLSGPGRRRFEQAFKRVYHGAQPPWSGQWTLALLTQLPADRRQQIRDELEWLGFGSFAQGVLAHPTLSCAETMVALQELDAADDTIVMQTQTMEPMTSKPLRLQVRDSWNLDELAELYQRFLVKFRPLWNALNAENHLGQEECFIARTLLIHEYRKVQLRDPLLPDELLPTAWEGRYAHQLCRNLYRLLYERAERWLDRHLETAEGPLPAPGPSFYQRFGGLE, encoded by the coding sequence ATGTCGTCAGCTAAAGACTGCGTCGCTACGCTTATTGATGACTTCCAGAAGCGTCGGCCAATTCGCGCCGGTTCACTGATTATTACCGTCTATGGCGACTCTATCGTTCCGCGGGGCGGTACTGTGTGGTTGGGCAGTCTGTCGAAACTGGTGGAGCCCATCGGTATCAATGAGCGGCTGGTGCGTACATCAGTTTACCGGCTGACCCATGAAACCTGGCTACGCGGTGAAAAGGTCGGTCGTCGCAGCTACTACCGGTTGAGTGGCCCTGGGCGACGCCGCTTTGAACAAGCCTTCAAGCGTGTCTATCACGGTGCCCAGCCGCCCTGGTCGGGCCAGTGGACGTTGGCGCTGCTGACGCAGCTGCCTGCAGATCGACGCCAGCAAATTCGTGATGAGCTTGAATGGCTCGGCTTTGGTAGTTTTGCTCAGGGCGTTCTGGCACATCCCACGCTGTCATGCGCGGAAACCATGGTGGCCTTGCAAGAGCTTGATGCCGCCGACGACACGATCGTAATGCAGACACAAACCATGGAGCCCATGACCAGTAAGCCGCTGCGCCTTCAGGTCAGAGATAGCTGGAATCTCGACGAACTCGCCGAGCTGTATCAGCGGTTTCTGGTTAAGTTTCGCCCACTGTGGAATGCGCTCAACGCAGAGAACCATTTAGGGCAGGAAGAGTGCTTCATTGCTCGTACTTTGCTGATTCACGAGTATCGCAAGGTTCAATTACGTGACCCCCTACTGCCTGACGAACTGCTCCCTACGGCGTGGGAAGGCCGCTATGCCCATCAGCTCTGTCGCAACCTCTATCGGTTGCTCTACGAGCGCGCAGAGCGCTGGCTAGACAGGCACCTAGAAACTGCCGAAGGCCCATTACCAGCCCCCGGCCCCAGCTTCTACCAGCGCTTCGGCGGGCTGGAATAG
- a CDS encoding AmiS/UreI family transporter has protein sequence MILGLTLLYVGAVLFVNGIWLLGKIGDKEVSVINIMVGVLSFIIAVYLIFREPNNPAAISTGAFTLLFAFTYLWVGANQFLKADGIGLGWFCFFVSITAAFVGVNSIADIGLNFELWNTLSWFAWSALWFSFFCLLALAKKIQRSVAIYTLFCAVFTGWIPGVMILLGIINT, from the coding sequence ATGATTTTAGGTCTTACCTTGCTATATGTCGGAGCAGTTCTTTTTGTGAATGGGATATGGCTTCTAGGCAAAATTGGTGACAAAGAGGTATCAGTCATCAACATAATGGTTGGCGTATTGAGCTTTATTATTGCTGTCTATTTGATTTTTCGAGAGCCTAATAATCCTGCTGCGATTAGTACGGGGGCATTTACCTTGCTATTTGCTTTTACTTATCTTTGGGTTGGTGCTAACCAGTTTTTAAAGGCGGATGGAATAGGGCTTGGATGGTTCTGCTTTTTTGTTAGTATTACGGCCGCGTTTGTTGGGGTGAACTCTATCGCTGATATAGGACTCAACTTTGAGCTGTGGAATACACTTAGCTGGTTTGCATGGTCTGCTTTGTGGTTCAGTTTTTTCTGCCTGCTAGCGTTGGCGAAAAAAATACAGCGCTCAGTCGCAATTTACACGCTCTTTTGCGCTGTTTTTACAGGTTGGATTCCTGGCGTTATGATACTGTTGGGCATAATCAATACATAA
- a CDS encoding histone-like nucleoid-structuring protein, MvaT/MvaU family produces MASVLSDYIKKEQMLKQLQEELQALESNSELKKELEFKEKLQALMTEHGKLVRDVCEMLDPSYRSSSVKGTKISSTDGRKKRPLKVYKNPHTGEVVETRGGNHNVIKEWKAEFGNEEVVSWVVEERA; encoded by the coding sequence ATGGCATCAGTACTGAGCGACTACATCAAAAAAGAGCAGATGTTAAAGCAGCTACAGGAAGAGCTGCAAGCGCTTGAAAGTAATAGTGAGTTGAAGAAAGAGCTGGAGTTCAAGGAGAAACTACAAGCTCTCATGACAGAGCATGGCAAGTTAGTCCGCGACGTATGCGAAATGCTTGATCCATCATATCGTTCCTCATCAGTTAAAGGCACCAAGATAAGCAGTACCGATGGTCGCAAAAAGCGTCCTTTAAAGGTATATAAGAACCCGCACACAGGGGAAGTCGTCGAAACGCGTGGCGGCAACCATAACGTCATTAAAGAGTGGAAAGCTGAGTTTGGCAATGAAGAAGTGGTCAGTTGGGTCGTAGAAGAACGAGCCTAA
- a CDS encoding DUF1090 domain-containing protein: MMKKTWLGYLSLAATAGILLLPVAHAAERLCEDKKSVLRQQLEQAQAHDNHHRVRGLQRALQSIEENCTNEQVLAESAEEVRESQEEVRERELALEEALREGDEDDIQKRREKLEEEVRELEEHTQELNSLQHRINE, encoded by the coding sequence ATGATGAAAAAAACGTGGCTAGGTTATTTAAGTTTAGCGGCAACCGCTGGGATTTTGTTGCTACCGGTAGCGCACGCAGCAGAAAGGTTGTGCGAGGACAAAAAGAGTGTCTTACGACAACAGCTTGAACAAGCCCAAGCACACGATAATCACCATCGTGTTCGAGGGTTGCAGCGTGCGTTGCAATCCATTGAAGAGAATTGCACGAATGAGCAAGTTCTTGCAGAGTCTGCCGAAGAGGTGCGGGAGAGCCAGGAAGAGGTACGTGAGCGTGAGTTAGCGCTTGAGGAGGCTCTTAGAGAGGGCGACGAAGATGATATTCAGAAACGACGTGAAAAATTAGAAGAAGAAGTGCGTGAGCTTGAAGAGCACACTCAGGAACTCAATTCACTGCAGCACCGTATCAACGAATAA